The proteins below come from a single Agrococcus beijingensis genomic window:
- a CDS encoding replication-associated recombination protein A, translating into MAIGTTAPLAVRMRPTSLDEVVGQRHLLGPGSPLRRLAGSSESASGQSVILWGPPGTGKTTLAQSIAHSSDRRFVELSAVTAGVKDVRQVMESALSDRDLYQRSTVLFLDEIHRFSKAQQDALLPGVEQGWVTLIAATTENPSFSVISPLLSRSLLLTLEPLDDDDIAELVERAIADPRGFDGRIVLDDDARAQLIRLSSGDARRALTALEAAGAHALEARAVDAAAESDADDEADGADAPARVTAEALASAVDRALLRYDRQGDEHYDVISAFIKSVRGSDPDAALHYLARMIEAGEDPRFIARRIIVLAAEDIGMADPQGLVIATAAATAVQMIGMPEGRIPLAEAVVYLATAPKSNRSYSGIDSAIADVRRGDFGRVPMHLRDGHYPGAKRLGHGKGYRYAHDAPHGVATQQYLPDPLVGRRYYEPGQHGYERDVAARLERIRRILAGEG; encoded by the coding sequence ATGGCCATCGGGACGACAGCGCCGCTCGCCGTGCGCATGCGGCCCACCAGCCTCGACGAGGTCGTCGGGCAGCGCCACCTGCTGGGCCCCGGCTCGCCGCTGCGGCGCCTGGCGGGCTCGAGCGAGTCGGCCTCCGGCCAGAGCGTCATCCTCTGGGGCCCGCCCGGCACCGGCAAGACGACCCTCGCGCAGTCGATCGCGCACTCCTCCGACCGCCGCTTCGTCGAGCTGAGCGCGGTCACCGCGGGCGTGAAGGACGTGCGGCAGGTGATGGAGTCGGCGCTCAGCGACCGAGACCTCTACCAGCGCTCGACCGTGCTCTTCCTCGACGAGATCCACCGCTTCAGCAAGGCGCAGCAGGACGCGCTGCTGCCGGGCGTCGAGCAGGGCTGGGTGACGCTCATCGCCGCCACCACCGAGAACCCCTCGTTCAGCGTCATCAGCCCGCTGCTCTCGCGCTCGCTGCTGCTGACGCTCGAGCCGCTCGACGACGACGACATCGCCGAGCTGGTCGAGCGCGCGATCGCCGACCCGCGCGGCTTCGACGGCCGCATCGTGCTCGACGACGACGCACGGGCGCAGCTGATCCGGCTCTCCTCCGGCGACGCCCGTCGTGCCCTGACCGCGCTCGAGGCGGCCGGCGCCCACGCGCTCGAGGCGCGCGCCGTCGACGCGGCGGCCGAGTCCGACGCCGACGACGAAGCGGACGGGGCGGATGCGCCGGCGCGCGTGACCGCGGAGGCCCTGGCGAGCGCGGTCGACCGGGCACTGCTGCGCTACGACCGCCAGGGCGACGAGCACTACGACGTCATCTCGGCCTTCATCAAGTCGGTGCGGGGCTCCGACCCCGACGCCGCGCTGCACTACCTGGCGCGCATGATCGAGGCGGGGGAGGACCCGCGCTTCATCGCCCGCCGCATCATCGTGCTCGCGGCAGAGGACATCGGCATGGCCGACCCGCAGGGGCTCGTCATCGCGACCGCCGCCGCGACGGCGGTGCAGATGATCGGCATGCCCGAGGGGCGCATCCCGCTCGCCGAAGCGGTGGTCTACCTGGCGACCGCCCCCAAGTCGAACCGCTCCTACTCGGGCATCGACAGCGCGATCGCCGACGTGCGCCGCGGCGACTTCGGCCGCGTGCCGATGCACCTGCGCGACGGCCACTACCCGGGCGCCAAGCGCCTCGGCCACGGCAAGGGCTACCGCTACGCCCACGACGCGCCCCACGGCGTCGCCACGCAGCAGTACCTGCCCGACCCGCTCGTCGGGCGCCGCTACTACGAGCCCGGGCAGCACGGCTACGAGCGCGACGTCGCCGCCCGGCTCGAGCGCATCCGCCGCATCCTGGCCGGAGAGGGCTGA
- a CDS encoding peptidylprolyl isomerase, with protein MVSKQEQERRVRDYRARQTVHARRRQRQRRDSLLGGALALVVLLGGAALIATVQPPADPASTAAPTAPVETPAAESLVPDPSLAEGRTWTGALTVNGVELGVELDGAAAPQAVSAVLADTQSDYYDGKTCHRLTTSPGFSVLQCGSVDGQGSGDPSYAYGPIENAPADDLYVEGTIAMARQSNNAESNGHQFFIVYGDTTIPSDNAGGYSVIGRVTSGLDQLQTDVIALGTQGGAPDGPPAAPVAIDDFVLQ; from the coding sequence GTGGTCAGCAAGCAGGAGCAGGAGCGTCGCGTCCGCGACTACCGCGCACGGCAGACGGTGCACGCGCGACGGCGGCAGCGGCAGCGCCGCGACTCGCTGCTCGGCGGTGCGCTCGCACTCGTGGTGCTGCTCGGCGGTGCCGCGCTGATCGCGACCGTGCAGCCGCCCGCCGACCCGGCCTCGACCGCCGCGCCCACGGCGCCCGTCGAGACCCCGGCCGCGGAGTCGCTCGTGCCCGACCCCTCGCTCGCCGAGGGACGCACCTGGACGGGCGCGCTGACGGTCAACGGCGTCGAGCTCGGCGTCGAGCTCGACGGCGCGGCAGCACCGCAGGCGGTGTCGGCGGTGCTGGCCGACACCCAGAGCGACTACTACGACGGCAAGACCTGCCACCGCCTCACCACCAGCCCCGGCTTCAGCGTGCTGCAGTGCGGCTCGGTCGACGGCCAGGGCAGCGGCGACCCGAGCTACGCCTACGGGCCGATCGAGAACGCCCCGGCCGACGACCTCTACGTCGAGGGCACCATCGCCATGGCGCGCCAGAGCAACAACGCCGAGTCGAACGGCCACCAGTTCTTCATCGTCTACGGCGACACCACCATCCCCTCCGACAACGCTGGCGGCTACTCGGTGATCGGCCGCGTCACCTCGGGCCTCGACCAGTTGCAGACCGACGTCATCGCGCTCGGCACCCAGGGCGGCGCGCCCGACGGCCCGCCCGCAGCGCCGGTCGCGATCGACGACTTCGTGCTGCAGTAG
- a CDS encoding DUF349 domain-containing protein: MPDSIQPTDPAAAGETAATEERAAEAAATQPDTPAQPAEQGADADVATTEVAAEEPALDEDAPAAEASAAEMTAAADAAAGIPAEQAVAELPADEVPLEAPAEEVAPAEVAPDEEAPAEAALSAAAPADAAEAPAEEAEAPAEPSGPEQGEPEIERGLGRVDAAGIVAVKEGDAWRVVGQFPDVSAEEALAYFERKYADLEGQVRLLEQRVRGGANARDVAKAASHLHQSVESASAVGDIPSLLTRLDALRGELGQLEAQQQAATKAETEAAVAERTAVVESIEKLAATDLENVQWKQMMQQVDLLFADWQRLQKDGPRISKHQADTLWKRFRDARATLETARRRFFADLDASHKDVRARKQALVEQAQALAPKGSDGIPAYRSLLDQWKAAGRAGRKIDDALWAQFKEAGDVLFAAKAEQVSVDNEEYTANLAAKRELLEEAAPILEITDRAKARETLLGIQRRWDEIGRVPREALREVEDRMRKIETHVRELDEQHWKASNPERKARSEGLAGQLEDAIEKLEGEIAETGDAKRKAELEAELQTKRTWLEVVAAAG, from the coding sequence ATGCCCGATTCCATCCAGCCCACCGACCCCGCTGCTGCGGGCGAGACCGCCGCCACGGAGGAGCGCGCCGCCGAGGCCGCCGCCACGCAGCCCGACACGCCGGCGCAGCCCGCTGAGCAGGGGGCCGACGCCGATGTCGCGACCACCGAGGTCGCGGCCGAGGAGCCGGCGCTCGACGAAGATGCTCCGGCGGCCGAGGCCTCTGCAGCCGAGATGACGGCAGCCGCCGACGCGGCAGCCGGGATCCCGGCCGAGCAGGCCGTGGCCGAGCTTCCCGCCGACGAGGTGCCGCTCGAGGCGCCCGCCGAGGAGGTCGCTCCCGCCGAGGTCGCTCCCGACGAGGAGGCTCCCGCCGAGGCTGCACTGAGCGCAGCGGCGCCCGCGGATGCCGCAGAGGCGCCCGCCGAGGAGGCCGAGGCTCCCGCGGAGCCCAGCGGCCCCGAGCAGGGCGAGCCCGAGATCGAGCGCGGCCTGGGTCGCGTCGACGCCGCCGGCATCGTCGCCGTGAAGGAGGGCGACGCCTGGCGCGTCGTCGGCCAGTTCCCCGACGTGAGCGCCGAGGAGGCCCTCGCCTACTTCGAGCGCAAGTACGCCGACCTCGAGGGCCAGGTGCGCCTGCTCGAGCAGCGCGTGCGCGGCGGCGCGAACGCCCGCGACGTGGCGAAGGCCGCATCGCACCTGCACCAGTCGGTCGAGTCGGCCAGCGCCGTCGGCGACATCCCCTCGCTGCTGACCCGTCTCGACGCGCTCCGCGGGGAGCTCGGCCAGCTCGAGGCGCAGCAGCAGGCCGCCACCAAGGCCGAGACCGAGGCCGCGGTCGCCGAGCGCACCGCCGTCGTCGAGTCGATCGAGAAGCTCGCCGCCACCGACCTCGAGAACGTGCAGTGGAAGCAGATGATGCAGCAGGTCGATCTGCTGTTCGCCGACTGGCAGCGACTGCAGAAGGACGGCCCGCGCATCTCGAAGCACCAGGCCGACACGCTCTGGAAGCGCTTCCGCGACGCGCGCGCGACGCTCGAGACCGCTCGCCGCCGCTTCTTCGCCGACCTCGACGCCTCGCACAAGGATGTCCGCGCCCGCAAGCAGGCCCTCGTCGAGCAGGCGCAGGCGCTGGCGCCGAAGGGCTCCGACGGCATCCCCGCCTACCGCAGCCTGCTCGACCAGTGGAAGGCCGCGGGCCGCGCAGGGCGCAAGATCGACGACGCGCTCTGGGCCCAGTTCAAGGAGGCCGGCGACGTGCTCTTCGCCGCGAAGGCCGAGCAGGTCTCGGTCGACAACGAGGAGTACACGGCCAATCTCGCCGCCAAGCGCGAGCTGCTCGAGGAGGCCGCGCCGATCCTCGAGATCACCGACCGCGCCAAGGCTCGCGAGACGCTCCTCGGCATCCAGCGCCGCTGGGATGAGATCGGCCGCGTGCCCCGCGAGGCGCTGCGCGAGGTCGAGGACCGCATGCGCAAGATCGAGACGCACGTGCGCGAGCTCGACGAGCAGCACTGGAAGGCATCCAACCCCGAGCGCAAGGCGCGCTCCGAGGGCCTCGCCGGCCAGCTCGAGGACGCCATCGAGAAGCTCGAGGGCGAGATCGCCGAGACCGGCGACGCGAAGCGCAAGGCCGAGCTCGAGGCAGAGCTGCAGACCAAGCGCACCTGGCTCGAGGTCGTCGCCGCCGCAGGCTGA
- a CDS encoding RelA/SpoT family protein, translating into MSDIQQSPGGFRTLLPFLFSRSHRAGAVDELIRTVKSQHPKGDSGLIQRAYIVAEEAHRGQYRKSGEPYITHPVAVAQILADLGIGAITVAAALLHDTVEDTSYTLEQCRADFGDEIAMLVDGVTKLDKLKYGESAQAETVRKMVVAMSKDIRVLVIKLADRLHNARTWGFVSDESAQRKARETIEIYAPLAHRLGIQTIKVELEDLSFAVLQPKVYLEIKNLVEARAPERERYLEDVVAGLSEDMKAQRIRGRIAGRPKQYYSIYNKMRVRGHDFADIYDLVGVRVIVPSVRDCYAVLGAIHARWQPMPGRLKDYIATPKFNLYQSLHTTVIGPRGHHVEIQIRTEEMHRRAEYGVAAHWKYKQGGGSMSTTDMAWLQHINDWQEETTDPGEFLDSLRFEIGAKELYVFTPKGKVIGLPAGGTPVDFAYAVHTEVGHRTMGAKVNGRLVPLDTKLQTGDIVEVLTSKNPDAGPSQDWQGFVTSPRARSKIRQWFQRERRDEAVEVGKEAIAKAMRRHDLPLQKLMGRDAFSQVAAQLKYDDVTALYAAVGEGHVSTQSVLEKVVAAIRAEESTDEDDQPVPVLPSSRAPRPASSASGVLVRGADDILVKLSKCCTPVPDDDIVGFVTRGQGVSVHQRSCPNVSGLLAEPERMIEVEWAATSKGLFLVNIQVEALDRSGLLSDITRVLTEHHVNILSASVHTGNDRLAISRFAFEMGDVTHLDNVLNAARRIDGVYDVYRITTG; encoded by the coding sequence ATGAGCGACATCCAGCAGTCGCCTGGCGGCTTCCGCACGCTCCTGCCCTTCCTGTTCTCGCGCTCGCATCGCGCCGGCGCGGTCGACGAGCTGATCCGCACGGTCAAGTCGCAGCATCCCAAGGGCGACAGCGGGCTGATCCAGCGCGCCTACATCGTCGCCGAGGAGGCGCACCGCGGACAGTACCGCAAGTCGGGCGAGCCCTACATCACGCACCCCGTGGCCGTCGCCCAGATCCTCGCCGATCTCGGCATCGGCGCCATCACGGTCGCCGCCGCGCTGCTGCACGACACCGTCGAGGACACCTCGTACACGCTCGAGCAGTGCCGTGCCGACTTCGGCGACGAGATCGCGATGCTCGTCGACGGCGTCACCAAGCTCGACAAGCTGAAGTACGGCGAGTCGGCGCAGGCCGAGACGGTGCGCAAGATGGTCGTGGCGATGTCGAAGGACATCCGCGTGCTGGTGATCAAGCTCGCCGACCGGCTCCACAACGCGCGCACCTGGGGCTTCGTCTCCGACGAGTCGGCGCAGCGCAAGGCACGGGAGACCATCGAGATCTACGCGCCCCTCGCACACCGCCTCGGCATCCAGACCATCAAGGTCGAGCTCGAGGACCTCTCGTTCGCGGTGCTGCAGCCCAAGGTCTACCTCGAGATCAAGAACCTCGTCGAGGCGCGGGCGCCCGAGCGCGAGCGCTACCTCGAAGACGTCGTCGCGGGCCTCAGCGAAGACATGAAGGCCCAGCGCATCCGCGGTCGCATCGCCGGCCGGCCGAAGCAGTACTACTCGATCTACAACAAGATGCGGGTGCGCGGCCACGACTTCGCCGACATCTACGACCTCGTCGGCGTGCGGGTGATCGTGCCGTCGGTGCGCGACTGCTACGCGGTGCTGGGTGCCATCCACGCGCGCTGGCAGCCGATGCCGGGCCGCCTGAAGGACTACATCGCGACGCCGAAGTTCAACCTCTACCAGTCGCTGCACACGACGGTCATCGGCCCGCGCGGCCACCACGTCGAGATCCAGATCCGCACCGAGGAGATGCACCGGCGGGCCGAGTACGGCGTCGCGGCGCACTGGAAGTACAAGCAGGGCGGCGGGTCGATGTCGACCACCGACATGGCGTGGCTGCAGCACATCAACGACTGGCAGGAGGAGACCACCGACCCCGGTGAGTTCCTCGACTCGCTGCGCTTCGAGATCGGCGCGAAGGAGCTCTACGTCTTCACGCCGAAGGGCAAGGTCATCGGCCTGCCCGCCGGCGGCACCCCGGTCGACTTCGCGTACGCGGTGCACACCGAGGTCGGCCATCGCACGATGGGCGCCAAGGTGAACGGCCGGCTCGTGCCGCTCGACACGAAGCTGCAGACCGGCGACATCGTCGAGGTGCTCACGTCGAAGAACCCCGACGCGGGGCCCAGCCAGGATTGGCAGGGCTTCGTCACCTCGCCGCGCGCGCGCAGCAAGATCCGCCAGTGGTTCCAGCGCGAGCGCCGCGACGAGGCCGTCGAGGTGGGCAAGGAGGCGATCGCGAAGGCGATGCGCCGGCACGACCTGCCGCTGCAGAAGCTGATGGGGCGGGATGCGTTCTCGCAGGTGGCCGCGCAGCTCAAGTACGACGACGTCACGGCGCTGTACGCGGCCGTGGGGGAGGGCCACGTCTCGACCCAGTCGGTGCTCGAGAAGGTCGTCGCGGCGATCCGGGCGGAGGAGTCGACCGACGAGGACGACCAGCCGGTACCGGTGCTGCCCTCGTCGCGCGCCCCGCGACCGGCCTCCAGCGCGTCCGGCGTGCTCGTGCGCGGCGCCGACGACATCCTGGTGAAGCTGTCGAAGTGCTGCACCCCCGTGCCCGACGACGACATCGTCGGCTTCGTCACTCGCGGTCAGGGCGTCAGCGTGCACCAGCGCAGCTGCCCGAACGTCTCGGGGCTGCTCGCCGAGCCCGAGCGCATGATCGAGGTCGAATGGGCGGCGACGTCGAAGGGGCTGTTCCTGGTGAACATCCAGGTCGAGGCGCTCGACCGCTCCGGGCTGCTCAGCGACATCACGCGGGTGCTCACCGAGCACCACGTGAACATCCTCTCGGCGAGCGTGCACACCGGCAACGACCGCCTCGCGATCAGCCGGTTCGCCTTCGAGATGGGCGACGTCACGCACCTCGACAACGTGCTGAACGCCGCGCGTCGCATCGACGGCGTGTACGACGTCTACCGGATCACCACCGGTTGA
- the secF gene encoding protein translocase subunit SecF yields the protein MASLTTIGNELYTGERSLPVVAKRKLWMLVAVGILIVLALGTVARGGFVFGIEFTGGSEFRVTGLSAATIDGAEEAVLDVVPEAEARVVTLGADTVRVQTDEVTEEQVAEIRANLADTYGVEGGDVAFSFIGPSWGADISRQALQALVVFLVLVSIVLAVYFRTWKMAVAALSSLAFDLLVTAGVYGIIGFEVTPAAVIGFLTILGYSLYDTVVVFDKVRENTAPGSSGGLLDNINLAVNQTLVRSINTSIVATLPIAAVLFIGAFLLGAGTLRDISLALFIGTIVGTWSSIFVAAPVYAQLRQNDSIAEEKVRPTSSERGAVV from the coding sequence ATGGCTTCGCTCACCACCATCGGCAACGAGCTCTACACCGGCGAGCGCTCGCTCCCCGTCGTCGCCAAGCGCAAGCTCTGGATGCTGGTCGCGGTCGGCATCCTCATCGTGCTGGCGCTCGGCACCGTCGCCCGCGGCGGCTTCGTGTTCGGCATCGAGTTCACCGGCGGCAGCGAGTTCCGGGTCACCGGGCTCAGCGCGGCGACGATCGATGGGGCCGAGGAGGCCGTGCTCGACGTCGTGCCCGAGGCCGAGGCGCGCGTCGTCACGCTCGGCGCCGACACCGTGCGCGTGCAGACCGACGAGGTCACCGAGGAGCAGGTCGCCGAGATCCGCGCGAACCTCGCCGATACCTATGGCGTCGAGGGCGGCGACGTCGCGTTCTCGTTCATCGGCCCGTCCTGGGGAGCCGACATCTCGCGGCAGGCGCTCCAGGCGCTGGTCGTGTTCCTCGTGCTCGTCTCGATCGTGCTGGCCGTGTACTTCCGCACCTGGAAGATGGCGGTCGCCGCGCTGTCGTCGCTCGCGTTCGACCTGCTGGTGACCGCGGGCGTCTACGGCATCATCGGCTTCGAGGTGACCCCCGCCGCCGTGATCGGCTTCCTGACGATCCTCGGCTACTCGCTCTACGACACCGTGGTCGTCTTCGACAAGGTGCGCGAGAACACGGCGCCCGGCTCGAGCGGCGGCCTGCTCGACAACATCAACCTCGCGGTCAACCAGACCCTGGTGCGCTCGATCAACACGTCGATCGTGGCGACCCTGCCGATCGCGGCGGTGCTGTTCATCGGCGCCTTCCTGCTCGGCGCCGGCACGCTGCGCGACATCTCGCTCGCGCTGTTCATCGGCACGATCGTGGGCACCTGGTCGTCGATCTTCGTCGCGGCACCCGTGTACGCCCAGCTCCGGCAGAACGACTCCATCGCCGAGGAGAAGGTCCGCCCGACGTCGAGCGAGCGCGGCGCGGTCGTCTGA
- the secD gene encoding protein translocase subunit SecD, translated as MAKGRSKGARALVWLGVLIAGLIGVNFSAVQWGGGSWLPQLALDLEGGTQIVLEPVVAEGASVSQEQLDQAVAIIRQRVDASGVSEAEITTQGGRNVVVAIPGEPDAATMQRIQASAKMEFRPVLQSAAANVPGAEALPVDPALESEPATTPANAWDQAWITPALQAEFDAFQCSSIDTTTVAPVDEPFITCSTDQSARFLLGPVVVEGADIADAQVSAATNSQGQATGGWAVSLELDGQGPEDFEATTRGITGLPEPTNQFAVVLDSTVLMPITSNAIITDGNAQITGGFTQEAAQGLADQLRFGALPIGFQVQSNETISATLGDSQLRAGLLAGLIGLILVVAYSVFQYRALGLVVVLSLGVAAVLTYLVVTFLSSTEGYRLSLAGIAGLVIAIGITADSFIVYFERIRDELREGKHLTNALETGWKRAFRTILVSDAVSFLAAVILFLLSVGNVRGFAYTLGITTFIDIVVVALFTHPLLRVLSRTRFFSQGHPLSGLNPQELGAVYRGRAKFREPVAAGKGATSSREAQRRQTIAERKASVGASTGKED; from the coding sequence GTGGCGAAGGGTCGTTCGAAGGGGGCTCGCGCCCTCGTCTGGCTGGGAGTGCTCATCGCCGGGCTCATCGGCGTGAACTTCTCGGCCGTGCAGTGGGGCGGCGGCTCGTGGCTGCCGCAGCTCGCGCTCGACCTCGAGGGCGGCACGCAGATCGTGCTCGAGCCGGTGGTCGCTGAGGGCGCCTCGGTCTCGCAGGAGCAGCTCGATCAGGCGGTGGCGATCATCCGCCAGCGCGTCGACGCCTCCGGTGTCTCCGAGGCCGAGATCACCACGCAGGGCGGCCGAAACGTCGTCGTCGCGATCCCGGGCGAGCCCGACGCGGCGACCATGCAGCGCATCCAGGCCAGCGCCAAGATGGAGTTCCGCCCGGTGCTGCAGTCGGCCGCGGCGAACGTGCCCGGTGCCGAGGCGCTGCCGGTCGATCCGGCGCTCGAGAGCGAGCCCGCCACGACCCCCGCGAACGCCTGGGACCAGGCGTGGATCACGCCGGCCTTGCAGGCCGAGTTCGACGCGTTCCAGTGCTCCTCGATCGACACCACGACCGTCGCGCCCGTCGACGAGCCGTTCATCACCTGCTCGACCGACCAGTCGGCCCGCTTCCTGCTCGGCCCGGTCGTCGTCGAGGGCGCCGACATCGCCGACGCGCAGGTGTCGGCCGCGACGAACAGCCAGGGCCAGGCCACCGGCGGCTGGGCCGTCAGCCTCGAGCTCGACGGCCAGGGCCCCGAGGACTTCGAGGCGACGACCCGCGGCATCACCGGGCTGCCCGAGCCGACGAACCAGTTCGCGGTCGTGCTCGACTCGACGGTGCTGATGCCCATCACGTCGAACGCCATCATCACCGACGGCAACGCGCAGATCACCGGCGGCTTCACCCAGGAGGCGGCACAGGGGCTCGCCGACCAGCTGCGCTTCGGCGCGCTGCCGATCGGCTTCCAGGTGCAGTCGAACGAGACGATCTCGGCGACGCTCGGCGACAGCCAGCTGCGCGCGGGCCTGCTCGCTGGTCTCATCGGACTGATCCTCGTGGTGGCCTACTCGGTGTTCCAGTACCGGGCGCTCGGCCTCGTGGTGGTGCTCTCGCTCGGCGTCGCCGCCGTGCTGACCTATCTCGTGGTCACCTTCCTCTCGAGCACCGAGGGCTACCGTCTCTCGCTCGCCGGCATCGCGGGCCTGGTGATCGCGATCGGCATCACCGCCGACTCGTTCATCGTCTACTTCGAGCGCATCCGAGACGAGCTGCGCGAGGGCAAGCACCTCACGAACGCTCTCGAGACGGGCTGGAAGCGCGCGTTCCGCACCATCCTGGTGTCGGATGCGGTGAGCTTCCTCGCCGCCGTGATCCTGTTCCTGCTCTCGGTGGGCAACGTGCGCGGCTTCGCGTACACGCTCGGCATCACGACCTTCATCGACATCGTCGTGGTGGCGCTGTTCACCCACCCGCTGCTGCGGGTGCTGTCGCGCACGCGGTTCTTCTCGCAGGGCCACCCGCTCTCCGGGCTGAACCCCCAGGAGCTGGGTGCCGTCTACCGCGGCCGGGCGAAGTTCCGCGAGCCGGTGGCCGCAGGCAAGGGCGCGACGTCGTCGCGCGAGGCGCAGCGACGCCAGACCATCGCTGAGCGCAAGGCATCCGTCGGCGCATCGACCGGCAAGGAGGACTGA
- a CDS encoding preprotein translocase subunit YajC: MLFLQTTATAQQGFALDPLTIIMLLVLAAMIFFMFRSNKKRKAQAAELQTQMVPGAEVMTNFGLFGELTAIDEERNEALIEIAPGTIVRVHRQTLARVVDDHAAADADAVDDGTIDDAGDEPRDRA, translated from the coding sequence ATGCTGTTCCTGCAGACGACCGCCACCGCCCAGCAAGGGTTCGCACTCGACCCGCTGACGATCATCATGCTGCTCGTCCTCGCGGCGATGATCTTCTTCATGTTCCGCAGCAACAAGAAGCGCAAGGCGCAGGCTGCGGAGCTCCAGACGCAGATGGTGCCCGGCGCCGAGGTGATGACGAACTTCGGCCTCTTCGGCGAGCTGACGGCGATCGACGAGGAGCGCAACGAGGCGCTGATCGAGATCGCCCCCGGCACGATCGTGCGCGTGCACCGCCAGACCCTCGCGCGCGTCGTCGACGACCACGCCGCCGCCGACGCGGATGCCGTCGACGACGGCACGATCGACGACGCGGGCGACGAGCCGCGCGACCGCGCCTGA